The proteins below are encoded in one region of Ferruginibacter lapsinanis:
- a CDS encoding right-handed parallel beta-helix repeat-containing protein, protein MKFKIYLLLLALIQFALCKNAYSTTYYVSTTGNDANAGTLAAPYLTLAKAISKAIVAGDTIFVRSGTYPTSATVSITKTGTAAKHIVLSVYPPDMVNANSRPVFDFSAMPVASGNIGIKMGTSSVAVGYWDIYGIIIKGAGDNGMLLQNGVHHTKIEFCSFTRNRDTGLQIRSGTNRCLILNCDSYENADLGAGTTTLGGNADGFAPKLDIGDSVIFRGCRAWMNSDDGWDGYLKSTSTYPDGITTIVEDCWAFHNGYYWLDGSTTTSENGNGFKTGGSDLKDEAHNFVLTKCLSFRNKAKGFDQNNNAGSIYVYNCSAHSNGDVDYGFKSTGVTYASGAVLVLKNNLSLGSKGVAIRTAGTTPTSTPVDSSGNRFVKSTTSTNFISLDSAGATAMRNLDGSLPSFTNQYMHLQTSPASSYIDAGTSLSSIFYHDAANGIPYNGSALDIGVFETVPAVVSSTYTFNGNGNWNVAANWLNSNMPPATVTSGSQIIIDPSPGGQCILNIFYKVAPGATLTVMAGKTLVVQGDLTVVN, encoded by the coding sequence ATGAAGTTTAAAATTTACTTACTGTTATTAGCATTGATACAATTTGCTCTTTGTAAAAATGCCTATTCAACAACTTATTATGTTTCTACCACCGGTAATGATGCTAATGCCGGAACTTTAGCGGCTCCATACTTAACGTTGGCAAAAGCTATTTCTAAGGCAATTGTTGCAGGGGATACAATTTTCGTAAGATCAGGGACTTATCCAACTTCAGCTACAGTATCTATAACTAAAACAGGTACAGCCGCTAAGCATATCGTTTTGTCTGTTTACCCACCCGATATGGTAAATGCAAACTCCCGTCCTGTTTTTGATTTTTCTGCAATGCCGGTAGCAAGTGGCAATATCGGAATTAAAATGGGCACATCTTCAGTGGCAGTAGGGTATTGGGATATTTACGGCATTATAATAAAAGGTGCAGGAGATAATGGAATGTTACTTCAAAATGGAGTACATCATACAAAAATTGAATTTTGTTCATTTACCCGTAACCGTGATACAGGTTTACAAATACGCTCAGGAACAAATCGCTGTTTGATCCTCAACTGCGATTCTTATGAAAATGCCGATCTGGGTGCCGGCACTACAACCCTCGGAGGAAATGCCGACGGCTTCGCTCCAAAATTAGATATAGGGGATAGTGTGATATTCAGAGGCTGCAGAGCATGGATGAATTCTGACGATGGCTGGGATGGTTATCTTAAATCTACTTCCACTTATCCTGACGGGATAACCACTATTGTAGAAGATTGCTGGGCATTTCACAATGGATATTACTGGTTAGATGGATCAACTACTACATCGGAAAATGGCAATGGATTTAAAACTGGTGGAAGTGACCTGAAAGATGAAGCTCATAATTTTGTATTGACAAAATGTTTATCCTTTAGAAATAAAGCAAAAGGATTTGACCAAAATAATAACGCCGGTTCAATTTATGTATATAATTGCTCAGCGCACAGCAATGGAGATGTTGATTATGGATTTAAAAGTACTGGTGTGACTTATGCTTCTGGAGCCGTTTTGGTATTAAAAAACAATTTATCGCTTGGATCAAAAGGGGTAGCTATCAGAACTGCGGGAACAACACCAACGAGCACTCCTGTAGACAGTAGCGGCAATAGATTTGTAAAAAGCACTACCAGTACAAATTTCATTTCATTAGATTCGGCCGGAGCCACCGCAATGCGGAACCTTGATGGCAGTTTGCCTTCTTTTACTAATCAATACATGCATTTGCAAACATCGCCTGCGTCTTCTTATATTGATGCCGGAACATCTTTATCATCAATTTTCTATCATGATGCAGCAAATGGGATTCCTTATAATGGAAGTGCATTAGATATCGGTGTATTTGAAACAGTTCCTGCAGTTGTTTCGTCAACCTATACGTTTAACGGCAATGGTAATTGGAATGTAGCTGCCAATTGGTTGAACAGCAATATGCCGCCCGCTACCGTAACATCTGGCAGTCAAATAATTATTGATCCTTCTCCGGGAGGGCAATGTATATTGAATATTTTCTACAAAGTAGCTCCGGGTGCCACATTAACTGTTATGGCGGGAAAGACACTGGTAGTTCAGGGAGATCTTACCGTTGTGAATTAA
- a CDS encoding DUF6804 family protein, which translates to MFKDFAFRISVILKVVQIILFKIALTEGVGYTFYPKQRMASFIIFTLLIITAGRDNKYFSFLIALLGAIIFNPFYSTEFNGNGFDLIEWVFIAVIMLWIFTDYYYRYRIMPKGKAILRALRMDKKTKMYRVADASVVYEIDPSIIMNLKEYLKKSNIGTIGSWYYKLAPEDKNKVKRASKYGMVFND; encoded by the coding sequence ATGTTCAAAGACTTTGCCTTTAGAATTAGTGTAATACTTAAGGTAGTACAAATTATCCTTTTTAAGATAGCGCTAACAGAAGGTGTAGGTTATACTTTTTACCCTAAACAACGAATGGCCTCATTTATTATATTTACTTTACTTATCATTACTGCCGGACGTGATAATAAATATTTTTCATTCCTGATTGCACTTTTGGGCGCAATTATATTTAATCCTTTTTATAGTACTGAATTTAATGGTAATGGATTTGACCTGATAGAATGGGTTTTTATAGCAGTAATAATGCTATGGATATTTACAGATTATTATTACAGATATCGTATAATGCCTAAAGGCAAGGCCATATTAAGAGCATTAAGAATGGACAAGAAAACAAAAATGTATAGGGTTGCCGATGCTTCGGTAGTGTATGAAATAGATCCATCAATCATTATGAATTTAAAAGAATACCTTAAAAAAAGTAATATAGGTACTATAGGCAGCTGGTACTATAAATTGGCTCCGGAAGACAAAAATAAAGTGAAGAGGGCGTCTAAATATGGGATGGTTTTCAATGATTAA
- a CDS encoding nucleoside-diphosphate kinase, with product MSNRTFTMIKPDATEKGHTGAILAKINEAGFRIAAMKMIHLSKEKAGEFYAIHKERPFYGELVDFMSRGPITAAILEKDNAVEDFRKFIGATNPAQAEEGTIRKMFAASIGENAIHGSDSDANAIIEGDFFFSKLEQY from the coding sequence ATGAGTAACAGAACATTTACAATGATCAAGCCTGATGCGACAGAAAAAGGACATACAGGGGCTATTTTAGCGAAAATCAATGAAGCAGGATTCAGAATAGCTGCGATGAAAATGATACATCTTAGCAAGGAAAAAGCCGGAGAATTTTATGCGATACATAAAGAAAGACCATTTTATGGCGAATTAGTTGATTTTATGAGTCGTGGACCAATTACTGCAGCCATTTTGGAAAAAGATAATGCGGTGGAAGATTTTCGTAAATTTATCGGAGCTACCAACCCTGCTCAGGCAGAAGAAGGAACTATCCGTAAAATGTTTGCAGCATCAATAGGTGAAAATGCTATTCACGGAAGTGATAGTGATGCTAATGCAATAATTGAAGGAGATTTTTTCTTCAGTAAACTAGAACAATATTAA
- a CDS encoding DHH family phosphoesterase: protein MLSIDQIFPLLSQPRNVVITTHQKPDGDAMGSSLGLYHFLKQFGHTVTVISPTNWASFLNWMPDSKLVLDYEAQTDKANAAIDNADWIFCLDFNTLIRTKRMEEKLTNSNAVRILIDHHQEPQVDKFTYGDSNTSKSSTCEMVYDFIVNSGNEDKINEQVAECLYAGVMTDTGSFRFPSTSANVHRMVAVLKDKGLQHSKVHEELFDNFLENKFKFIGNVLLHRMEIFYEYNTALIAVPQSDLIKYNIKTGDTEGLVNYPLSIQGIRLAAIIIDRGDERKCSFRSKGEFDVNLFARKYFNGGGHINAAGGQSSEPLDAVVAKFKTAMIENKNQLSNYQF from the coding sequence ATGCTATCAATCGACCAAATATTCCCTTTACTGTCGCAGCCCAGAAATGTGGTAATTACAACACATCAGAAACCGGATGGTGATGCCATGGGGTCTTCTTTGGGGTTGTATCATTTTCTTAAACAATTCGGACATACTGTAACTGTTATCTCTCCAACCAACTGGGCCAGTTTTTTAAACTGGATGCCGGATAGTAAACTTGTATTGGATTATGAGGCTCAAACAGACAAGGCTAACGCTGCTATAGATAATGCCGATTGGATCTTTTGTCTTGACTTCAATACGTTGATCAGAACAAAAAGAATGGAGGAAAAACTGACCAACAGTAACGCTGTAAGAATTTTAATAGATCATCATCAGGAACCACAAGTAGACAAATTTACTTATGGTGATAGTAATACTTCTAAAAGTTCTACCTGCGAAATGGTGTATGATTTTATTGTAAACTCAGGTAATGAGGATAAAATAAATGAGCAGGTGGCAGAATGTTTATATGCAGGTGTAATGACAGACACAGGGTCTTTCCGTTTCCCTTCTACCAGTGCAAATGTTCACAGAATGGTTGCTGTATTAAAAGACAAAGGATTACAACACAGCAAGGTTCATGAAGAATTATTTGATAACTTTTTAGAGAATAAATTCAAGTTCATCGGGAATGTGCTGTTGCACCGAATGGAAATATTTTATGAATATAATACAGCTTTAATTGCTGTTCCACAAAGCGACTTGATAAAATATAATATTAAGACCGGCGATACCGAAGGTTTGGTAAACTATCCGTTAAGTATCCAGGGGATTAGATTAGCTGCTATCATTATAGATAGGGGAGATGAACGAAAATGTTCTTTCAGAAGTAAGGGAGAATTTGATGTAAACCTTTTTGCCAGAAAATATTTTAATGGAGGCGGACATATAAATGCCGCAGGTGGACAAAGCTCTGAACCATTAGATGCTGTTGTAGCTAAATTTAAAACAGCTATGATCGAAAACAAAAATCAATTAAGCAATTACCAATTTTAA
- a CDS encoding FKBP-type peptidyl-prolyl cis-trans isomerase, with translation MKKIIYGAAAITFMLFGCKESFKKSSEGLMYKIISDGKGEKVQNGNFFEIQFDQTYKAGNTDTVLADSRNFGNQIAQMDSLAIPPAYYKIFSQIRKGDSVIIKQSTDSIIKMGNAPAFLKKGQFIISHYKIVNLFTTKQQADSAAQAQYEIARQKDSIKAIAQLVIDDKIVAEYLTKNKITATKAPQGTYVEILAPGTGDAIDTGKVVKVNYTGKTLEGGKVFDSNTDPAFQHLEPIKVTMNAIAGMPGSVIKGWTDGLSLLKKGAKARFYVPSALAYGSRGAGKDIKPNENLIFDIEVVDVISAAQAKAEAEAVRKKYEDQQKKMMDSVKNSQKK, from the coding sequence ATGAAGAAAATTATTTACGGAGCAGCAGCAATTACCTTTATGTTGTTTGGTTGCAAAGAATCGTTCAAAAAAAGTTCTGAAGGGTTGATGTACAAGATCATTTCAGATGGTAAAGGAGAAAAAGTACAAAATGGCAACTTCTTTGAGATCCAATTCGATCAAACCTATAAAGCAGGTAATACCGATACTGTTTTAGCAGATTCAAGAAATTTTGGTAACCAAATTGCTCAGATGGATTCTCTGGCAATACCTCCTGCCTACTATAAAATATTTTCTCAAATAAGAAAAGGAGATAGTGTAATCATCAAACAATCTACAGACAGCATTATTAAAATGGGTAATGCACCGGCCTTTTTGAAAAAAGGACAATTCATTATCTCTCATTACAAAATTGTAAACTTATTTACTACCAAGCAACAAGCTGATAGTGCAGCTCAGGCTCAATACGAAATAGCTCGTCAGAAAGATTCAATTAAAGCTATTGCACAATTAGTAATTGATGATAAAATTGTGGCTGAGTATTTAACCAAAAACAAGATCACTGCAACAAAAGCACCTCAAGGTACATATGTAGAGATCCTTGCTCCGGGCACAGGTGATGCTATTGATACAGGCAAAGTTGTTAAAGTAAATTATACCGGTAAAACATTAGAAGGCGGAAAAGTTTTTGACTCAAATACTGATCCTGCATTTCAACACCTTGAACCAATTAAAGTTACTATGAATGCAATTGCAGGTATGCCTGGAAGTGTTATCAAGGGCTGGACAGATGGTTTATCCTTGTTGAAAAAAGGAGCTAAAGCCAGGTTCTATGTGCCATCAGCATTGGCCTATGGTTCTCGTGGCGCAGGAAAAGATATCAAGCCAAATGAAAACCTGATATTTGATATTGAAGTGGTTGATGTTATTTCAGCAGCTCAGGCAAAAGCAGAAGCTGAGGCAGTAAGAAAGAAATATGAAGATCAACAAAAGAAAATGATGGACTCTGTAAAAAATTCTCAGAAGAAATAA
- the folP gene encoding dihydropteroate synthase: MGIINATPDSFYRGNLHDDILALASKMINEGATMLDIGGQSTRPGSERITAEEELERVLPVIKKIHQQFPETVISIDTYYSSVAEAAVLNGASIVNDVSAGNMDAAMLSTVAALKVPYICMHMQGTPDTMQQSTRYENLVDDVLNFFIRKIEECKTAGINDVIIDPGFGFGKTIEQNLALLKSMHVLSVFDKPILAGLSRKSTIYKTLGITADEALNGTTALNTIALLNGAAILRVHDVKEAIEVTTLFDAYQQA; the protein is encoded by the coding sequence ATGGGTATCATAAACGCTACCCCTGACTCATTTTATAGAGGGAACCTTCATGACGATATATTAGCATTAGCATCAAAAATGATCAATGAGGGAGCAACGATGCTGGATATTGGCGGACAAAGCACAAGGCCCGGTAGTGAACGGATTACTGCAGAAGAAGAATTGGAAAGAGTGTTGCCGGTTATCAAAAAAATTCATCAGCAATTTCCTGAAACAGTCATATCAATTGATACTTATTACAGCAGTGTAGCCGAAGCAGCAGTTTTGAATGGGGCTTCCATTGTGAATGATGTGAGTGCCGGCAATATGGATGCCGCAATGCTGAGTACCGTTGCTGCATTGAAAGTGCCTTACATATGCATGCATATGCAAGGCACACCTGATACTATGCAACAAAGTACACGATACGAAAACCTTGTTGACGATGTGTTGAACTTTTTTATTCGTAAAATAGAAGAATGCAAAACTGCAGGGATCAATGATGTTATTATTGATCCTGGTTTTGGTTTTGGAAAAACTATTGAACAGAATTTAGCACTTTTAAAAAGCATGCATGTATTGAGTGTGTTTGATAAACCAATACTGGCAGGACTGTCGAGAAAGAGTACTATTTACAAGACATTGGGAATAACTGCGGATGAGGCATTGAACGGTACTACAGCGTTGAATACAATTGCCTTATTGAACGGAGCTGCTATTTTACGTGTGCATGATGTGAAAGAAGCCATAGAAGTAACTACATTGTTTGACGCCTACCAACAGGCATAA
- a CDS encoding DUF1599 domain-containing protein: protein MNTNQQYDKAISACQDIFIKKTKDYGTSWRVYRTISIVDQIYIKAKRIRTIQEKGEQKIGDDILSEFKGILNYAIIGLIQLDLQKDETDELPVELVDKMYSEKVGIAKKLMLDKNHDYGEAWREMSQESFADLILAKLLRIKQILVNDGKTIISEGIDANYYDIINYAAFALILIEEGKH from the coding sequence ATGAATACTAACCAGCAATACGATAAAGCAATTAGTGCTTGTCAGGATATATTTATAAAGAAGACAAAAGATTACGGAACCTCCTGGAGGGTATACAGAACCATTTCAATTGTCGATCAGATCTATATCAAGGCAAAACGCATCAGAACAATACAAGAGAAGGGGGAACAAAAGATCGGAGATGATATTCTGAGTGAATTCAAAGGTATTTTAAATTATGCGATCATCGGTTTAATTCAGCTTGACCTGCAAAAAGATGAGACGGACGAATTGCCGGTGGAACTTGTAGACAAAATGTACAGCGAAAAAGTAGGCATAGCAAAAAAGCTGATGCTCGACAAAAATCATGATTACGGAGAAGCATGGAGAGAAATGAGCCAGGAAAGTTTTGCCGACCTGATCTTAGCAAAATTGCTGCGGATTAAACAGATATTAGTGAATGATGGAAAAACGATCATAAGTGAAGGTATTGATGCAAATTATTATGACATCATTAATTACGCTGCCTTTGCATTGATATTAATTGAAGAAGGAAAACACTGA
- a CDS encoding BT_3928 family protein, which translates to MKIAVNIARILVGALFIFSGLVKAIDPLGLSYKMQEFFEAWAADKYLPSMMHWFHGHSYLFSIVMITLEVVLGVALLVGWRKKWTLSLLLLLIIFFTFLTSYVLFSGKIRACGCFGDCIPLTPVQTFTKDIILLVLALFLIIKQKLITPIVDNIIPFATVLIATIGVLWLQMYVTKHLPIKDCLPYKVGNDILKLRKMPDGAIPDKYDYVFVYKKGAEQKDFTADKLPDSTWEFVDRKQTLVEKGKNNIPLINDFSLTDSSGTDVTEAVLGQPGEYYLFFIKNFDEPTTKWTTGFTNLWENAKASNKPIYIITADTKRANAFFNEQNKYEVPVYSCDATAIKTAARATPTVFVMKSAVVQHKYSWADIDKAIKH; encoded by the coding sequence ATGAAGATCGCAGTAAACATTGCAAGAATATTAGTAGGCGCATTATTTATTTTTTCCGGGCTGGTAAAAGCTATTGACCCTTTAGGACTAAGCTACAAGATGCAGGAGTTTTTTGAAGCATGGGCCGCTGATAAATACTTACCGTCAATGATGCATTGGTTTCATGGACACAGCTATTTATTTTCAATTGTAATGATTACGTTGGAAGTAGTATTGGGTGTTGCCTTATTAGTGGGATGGAGAAAAAAGTGGACATTGAGTTTGTTATTATTACTGATCATATTCTTCACATTTTTAACCAGCTATGTTTTATTTAGTGGTAAGATAAGGGCCTGTGGCTGTTTCGGAGATTGCATTCCACTTACACCTGTTCAAACGTTCACAAAAGATATCATCTTATTAGTACTTGCATTATTCCTTATAATTAAACAAAAATTGATCACACCGATAGTTGATAATATCATTCCATTTGCAACGGTATTGATTGCTACTATAGGTGTATTATGGCTGCAGATGTATGTCACAAAACATTTACCCATAAAAGATTGCCTTCCATACAAGGTTGGCAATGATATTTTAAAATTGCGTAAAATGCCCGACGGTGCAATCCCGGATAAATACGACTATGTATTTGTTTATAAAAAAGGGGCTGAACAAAAAGATTTTACTGCTGATAAATTACCGGATAGCACCTGGGAGTTTGTAGACAGAAAACAAACATTGGTAGAGAAAGGGAAAAACAATATTCCGCTGATCAATGATTTTTCTTTGACAGATTCTTCAGGTACTGATGTAACTGAAGCTGTGTTAGGACAACCCGGAGAATATTATTTATTCTTTATAAAAAATTTCGACGAACCAACCACTAAATGGACAACAGGTTTTACCAATCTATGGGAAAATGCAAAAGCTTCCAACAAACCAATTTATATTATAACGGCAGACACTAAAAGAGCAAATGCTTTCTTCAATGAACAAAATAAATATGAAGTGCCTGTGTATAGTTGTGATGCTACTGCAATAAAAACTGCTGCAAGAGCAACCCCGACAGTCTTTGTAATGAAAAGCGCCGTAGTTCAGCATAAATACAGTTGGGCCGATATAGACAAAGCAATTAAACATTGA
- a CDS encoding ABC transporter permease, producing MRHLLKKSFYSLLVLLGVVVLVFIMFQGLGDPERLILGQTGDKKTMDNIRKDLYLDQPKWKQFVLYLNDVSPICFHTKEDIAKKELKGIFIGDNTKVGLKIPYLRKSYQTKKNVGTVLVEALPGTLLLATAAMLFASFIGILLGVLAAVKKGTWLDTSAVFASIAGISAPSFFMAIVIAYLFGVILHPYTGLNLTGSWFDIDEVTGEKYLTLKNLILPAFTLGIRPLAIITQLTRSAMLDVMNQDYIRTAYAKGLSKQAVIFKHALRNALNPVITAITGWFAELLAGAFFVEYIFGWRGIGKITVDALEKLDYPVVMGSVLISACIFIFINILADILYGVVDPRVRN from the coding sequence TTGAGGCATCTTTTAAAAAAATCATTCTATTCATTATTGGTGCTGCTGGGAGTAGTGGTATTGGTATTTATTATGTTTCAGGGCCTGGGAGATCCGGAAAGATTGATACTGGGACAAACAGGCGATAAAAAAACAATGGATAATATCCGTAAAGACCTATATCTCGATCAACCAAAATGGAAACAATTTGTTTTATACCTGAATGATGTTTCCCCGATATGTTTTCACACAAAAGAAGATATTGCTAAAAAAGAATTGAAAGGAATATTTATTGGAGACAATACTAAAGTCGGATTAAAAATTCCATATCTCCGCAAAAGTTATCAAACAAAAAAAAATGTTGGAACTGTTTTAGTTGAAGCATTACCGGGTACTTTGTTGCTGGCAACAGCAGCAATGTTATTCGCTTCATTTATCGGCATTTTGTTAGGCGTATTAGCTGCCGTTAAAAAAGGAACATGGCTGGACACTTCTGCGGTATTTGCCAGTATTGCCGGCATATCGGCTCCTTCTTTTTTTATGGCCATTGTGATCGCATATTTGTTTGGTGTGATCTTGCATCCTTATACCGGATTGAACTTAACAGGTAGTTGGTTTGATATTGATGAAGTAACTGGAGAAAAATACCTTACCCTTAAAAATTTGATCCTTCCTGCATTTACATTAGGCATTCGTCCGTTAGCAATCATTACGCAGCTTACACGAAGTGCTATGCTTGATGTAATGAACCAGGATTATATCAGAACAGCTTATGCAAAAGGTTTAAGTAAACAGGCTGTTATTTTTAAACATGCATTACGCAATGCGTTAAACCCTGTTATTACAGCTATCACGGGTTGGTTTGCTGAGTTACTGGCAGGTGCTTTTTTTGTGGAATATATTTTTGGGTGGAGGGGGATAGGGAAGATAACTGTAGACGCATTAGAAAAATTAGATTACCCGGTTGTTATGGGATCTGTTTTGATCAGTGCCTGTATTTTTATTTTCATAAATATATTGGCAGATATATTATACGGAGTAGTTGATCCCAGAGTACGTAATTAA
- a CDS encoding ribosomal maturation YjgA family protein: protein MNQKIRLNFNGIFLVAFIGLFLIEVAIAKYFFDALVRAFVGDVLVVIMIYCFCRIFLNGNTKKIALGVFLFACTIEILQAFNFVKLLGVENNTILSIALGSTFDWKDILAYLIGCIICLVIK, encoded by the coding sequence ATGAATCAAAAAATCAGGTTAAATTTTAATGGAATCTTCCTGGTTGCTTTTATTGGTCTGTTCCTTATCGAAGTAGCCATTGCAAAATACTTTTTTGATGCATTGGTAAGAGCATTTGTTGGCGATGTGCTGGTTGTGATAATGATCTATTGCTTCTGCAGAATTTTTCTTAATGGGAATACTAAAAAGATTGCATTGGGAGTTTTTCTTTTTGCCTGCACGATAGAGATATTGCAGGCATTTAATTTTGTAAAACTATTGGGAGTAGAAAACAATACAATTTTATCGATTGCGCTTGGTTCTACTTTTGATTGGAAAGATATATTGGCGTATTTGATTGGATGTATAATATGCCTGGTAATTAAATGA
- a CDS encoding DUF721 domain-containing protein, which produces MGEYSMQDAMKEFLKKSRLKGGIQALQIEDVWEQIMGKTIAKYTEKIQIINQTLFVSTSVAPLKNELLYQKEKIIERVNEALGDKVIKEVVIK; this is translated from the coding sequence ATGGGAGAATATTCAATGCAGGATGCCATGAAAGAGTTTTTAAAAAAGAGTCGCCTGAAAGGCGGCATTCAGGCATTGCAGATAGAAGATGTATGGGAACAGATCATGGGAAAGACCATTGCTAAATACACGGAGAAAATTCAGATCATCAATCAAACCTTATTTGTAAGTACTTCAGTAGCCCCTCTTAAAAATGAGTTGTTATACCAAAAAGAAAAGATCATAGAAAGAGTGAATGAGGCGTTGGGTGATAAAGTGATCAAAGAAGTGGTGATAAAATGA